One Miscanthus floridulus cultivar M001 chromosome 11, ASM1932011v1, whole genome shotgun sequence DNA window includes the following coding sequences:
- the LOC136491014 gene encoding plasmodesmata-located protein 8-like, whose protein sequence is MHRPRSHLCRSRVVAAVVFVATIIIGLGAAGVGEAATGTFIYAGCSPSKYQPGTPFEGNLESLLASIASAAPNAGYNSFTAGANGTAAYGLYQCRGDLGGGADCAACVRDALAQLSQVCAAAYAASLQLEGCYVRYDSTNFLGTPDAAMVYRKCSTSSSSDGGFLSNRDAVLGDLQQVQGVGASGGYKVNSSGGVQGVAQCLGDLAAADCTACLAQAVGQLKGTCGTALAADVYLAQCYVRYWANGYYFRPTQDYSQDDVGRTVAIIVGILAGLALFVVFISFLRKIC, encoded by the exons ATGCATCGCCCGCGCAGCCATCTTTGCCGCTCCCGCGTGGTCGCTGCGGTTGTTTTCGTCGCCACCATCATCATCGGCCTAGGCGCGGCGGGCGTCGGCGAGGCGGCCACGGGCACGTTCATCTACGCCGGCTGCTCGCCGTCCAAGTACCAGCCGGGCACCCCCTTCGAGGGCAACCTGGAGTCGCTCCTCGCCTCCATCGCCAGCGCGGCGCCCAACGCCGGGTACAACAGCTTCACGGCGGGTGCCAACGGCACGGCCGCGTACGGGCTGTACCAGTGCCGCGGCGACCTGGGCGGCGGCGCCGACTGCGCGGCGTGCGTGCGGGACGCGCTAGCGCAGCTGAGCCAGGTGTGCGCGGCGGCGTACGCGGCGTCGCTGCAGCTGGAAGGGTGCTACGTGCGGTACGACAGCACCAACTTCCTGGGCACGCCCGACGCCGCCATGGTGTACCGCAAGtgcagcaccagcagcagcagcgacggcGGGTTCCTCAGCAACCGGGACGCCGTGCTCGGGGACCTGCAGCAGGTGCAGGGCGTGGGCGCCAGCGGCGGGTACAAGGTGAACAGCTCCGGCGGCGTGCAGGGCGTGGCGCAGTGCCTGGGCGACCTCGCGGCGGCCGACTGCACGGCGTGCCTGGCGCAGGCGGTCGGCCAGCTCAAGGGCACCTGCGGCACCGCGCTGGCCGCCGACGTCTACCTGGCGCAGTGCTACGTCAGGTACTGGGCCAACGGCTACTACTTCCGCCCGACACAAG ATTATTCGCAGGATGATGTTGGGAGGACTGTGGCCATAATCGTCGGCATCTTGGCAGGACTGGCGCTCTTCGTGGTGTTCATCTCGTTCCTCAGAAAAATAT GCTAG
- the LOC136490717 gene encoding uncharacterized protein, producing MDKYNYRDYLSQGSSSGVGSIRSSQEDADEDDFGPFFSQPAPSLSAPRRHMEHLDLNSQADVFPNIDSYQAILQGDEHPLPPRAPRGRVRAPDGGGRGTGKGLLGGKVGFGRGQGKGLLRGSIGSRGVGHLGGGRPASSSVGHAFHNPVDVDAGDMEDDVPSETQSQEEDESQDDLWDEEDDDRAEFDQRVQSYILQCRRKRRRILSIAAAMMGMYHFDTYINKAEYRIATESGYEWVMKTLGNTTSCYNMFRMSQDLFLRLHSLLVESYGLKSTKRMCSMEALGLFLWICGAPQSLRQVEDRFTRSLETICRKFDKVLESVNKLAVDVIKPKDPEFKNMHRRLQSPRFTPFFDNCIGAIDGTHIPVVVPSNKVVQHTGRHGYTSQNVMAICDFDMRFTFVVAGWPGSVHDMRVFKDAIDKFGDKFPHPPEGKYYLVDSGYPNRPGYLAPYKGIKYHMPEFRQGVMPRGKKELFNYSHSSLRNVIERSFGVLKMKWRILLDLPSYPMQKQSHIILACMAMHNFIRDSFLRDVDFDLVDHDENYVPFAEGSSSDGNVSNVHHGDEDVNMNEFRDWIADGLFSRS from the exons ATGGACAAGTACAATTACAGGGACTACCTATCCCAAGGTTCTTCCTCCGGTGTAGGTAGTATCCGCTCATCTCAGGAAGATGCGGACGAAGACGACTTCGGCCCGTTCTTTTCGCAGCCGGCCCCCTCCCTGTCCGCTCCCCGCCGCCACATGGAGCATTTGGATCTCAATTCACAGGCGGACGTCTTCCCCAACATTGACTCATACCAAGCCATTCTACAGGGTGATGAGCATCCACTACCTCCTCGGGCCCCTAGAGGCAGAGTCCGAGCACCTGATGGCGGAGGTCGTGGTACAGGCAAAGGTCTGCTTGGAGGCAAAGTTGGTTTTGGACGTGGACAAGGCAAAGGTTTGCTTCGAGGGAGTATTGGCAGTCGCGGTGTAGGACATTTGGGAGGAGGACGGCCTGCATCTTCCTCTGTAGGCCATGCCTTTCACAATCCAGTGGATGTAGATGCTGGTGACATGGAAGACGACGTGCCATCTGAAACACAGTCTCAG GAGGAAGATGAGTCTCAGGATGATCTATGGGATGAAGAGGACGATGATAGGGCTGAATTTGATCAGAGGGTACAATCATATATACTGCAAtgtaggaggaagaggaggagaatCTTAAGTATTGCAGCTGCCATGATGGGTATGTATCACTTTGACACCTACATTAACAAAGCAGAATACAGAATAGCAACAGAAAGTGGATATGAATGGGTCATGAAGACACTAGGAAATACCACTTCTTGTTACAATATGTTTAGAATGAGTCAAGATCTGTTTCTGAGGCTGCATAGTTTGCTAGTTGAATCATATGGGCTAAAATCAACTAAGAGGATGTGTTCTATGGAGGCTTTAGGGCTGTTTCTATGGATATGTGGTGCACCACAATCTCTTAGACAAGTTGAAGATCGTTTCACAAGATCACTAGAAACAATATGTAGAAAGTTTGATAAAGTTCTAGAGAGTGTGAACAAGCTAGCAGTAGACGTCATTAAGCCCAAGGACCCTGAGTTTAAAAATATGCATCGTAGGTTGCAAAGCCCTCGCTTCACACCATTCTTTGACAATTGCATTGGAGCTATAGACGGTACTCATATTCCTGTAGTAGTGCCAAGTAACAAGGTAGTTCAACATACGGGAAGACATGGATATACGAGTCAGAATGTCATGGCCATATGTGATTTCGATATGAGGTTTACTTTTGTGGTGGCTGGTTGGCCTGGGTCAGTTCATGATATGAGGGTGTTCAAAGATGCAATTGACAAGTTTGGAGACAAGTTTCCGCATCCACCTGAAG GCAAGTACTACCTTGTTGACTCAGGTTACCCGAACCGACCGGGATATCTTGCACCGTACAAAGGAATCAAGTACCATATGCCGGAGTTTAGACAAGGAGTAATGCCAAGAGGTAAAAAAGAACTGTTTAATTACTCACATTCTTCACTTCGTAATGTCATTGAGCGGTCGTTTGGAGTTCTAAAGATGAAGTGGAGGATTTTGCTTGACCTTCCTAGCTATCCAATGCAAAAGCAAAGCCATATAATTCTTGCGTGCATGGCAATGCATAATTTTATTAGGGATAGTTTTTTGAGAGATGTGGACTTTGATTTGGTTGATCATGATGAGAACTATGTTCCATTCGCCGAAGGATCCTCTTCTGACGGTAATGTGTCAAATGTACATCATGGAGACGAAGATGTAAACATGAATGAGTTCCGTGATTGGATAGCCGATGGGTTGTTTAGTAGATCGTAG
- the LOC136491013 gene encoding vacuolar-processing enzyme beta-isozyme 1-like, whose product MMAAAAWLCGLLSLLALAAAASAADGAEGEWEPLIRMPTEKGGDAAAASAAPAVEEDEVGTRWAVLVAGSSGYGNYRHQADVCHAYQILRKGGVEEENIVVFMYDDIAHNILNPRPGVIINHPKGENVYNGVPKDYTGDQVTTENFFAVLLGNKSAITGGSKKVIDSEPNDHIFIYYSDHGGPGVLGMPNLPYLYAGDFIKVLKKKHASNSYSKMVIYVEACESGSIFEGLMPEDLNIYVTTASNPVENSWGTYCPGMEPSPPPEYITCLGDLYSVSWMEDSQTNNLKKETIKDQYEVVKTRTSNSNKYKEGSHVMEYGDKTFKDEKLFLYQGFDPANANMANMLLWPGPKGAVNQRDADLLFMWKRYEQLNGESVEKLRALIEIKETVQHRKHLDSSIDFIGRLVFGFEKGPSMLEAVRATGQPLVDDWDCLKRMVRIFESHCGSLTQYGMKYMRAFANICSSGISEMKMRESSISACSSYDSARWSPMAQGHSA is encoded by the exons ATGATGGCAGCTGCGGCGTGGCTGTGTGGACTCCTCTCGCTCCTGGCCCTCGCCgccgcggcgtcggcggcggatgGGGCGGAGGGTGAGTGGGAGCCGCTGATACGGATGCCGACGGAGAAGGGGGGTGAcgctgctgctgcttctgctgCTCCGGCGGTTGAGGAGGATGAAGTGGGGACGAGGTGGGCCGTGCTCGTCGCCGGCTCCTCCGGCTACGGGAACTACCGGCACCAG GCCGATGTGTGCCATGCGTACCAGATACTGCGGAAGGGAGGAGTGGAGGAGGAGAACATTGTTGTGTTCATGTATGATGATATTGCCCATAACATTCTGAACCCGAGGCCTGGGGTTATCATTAACCATCCTAAAGGCGAAAATGTCTATAATGGTGTTCCAAAG GATTACACAGGTGATCAGGTCACTACTGAAAACTTCTTCGCTGTCCTCTTGGGCAATAAAAGTGCTATCACTGGAGGGAGTAAGAAGGTGATAGACAGCGAACCTAACGACCACATCTTCATCTATTACTCAGATCATGGGGGTCCTGGAGTTCTTG GTATGCCAAACTTGCCATATCTGTATGCTGGTGACTTCATCAAGGTTTTGAAAAAGAAGCATGCTTCCAATAGCTACTCAAAAATG GTTATATATGTTGAAGCATGTGAAAGTGGCAGTATCTTCGAGGGATTAATGCCTGAAGATCTAAATATTTATGTCACAACAGCCTCAAATCCAGTTGAAAATAGTTGgggaacatactgccctgggatGGAACCATCACCCCCTCCTGAGTACATTACCTGTTTAGGTGATCTGTACAGTGTTTCTTGGATGGAAGACAG TCAAACCAACAATCTAAAGAAGGAAACCATCAAGGATCAGTATGAAGTG GTGAAAACAAGAACCTCAAACTCGAATAAGTACAAAGAGGGTTCTCATGTTATGGAGTATGGTGATAAGACCTTCAAGGATGAGAAGCTTTTCCTTTATCAAGGTTTTGATCCTGCTAATGCCAACATGGCAAACATGCTGCTTTGGCCAGGCCCAAAGGGTGCAGTCAATCAAAGAGATGCTGATCTTCTCTTCATGTGGAAGAGG TATGAGCAGTTAAATGGGGAGTCTGTAGAGAAGCTGAGGGCTCTCATAGAGATCAAAGAAACTGTTCAACATAGGAAACATCTTGACAGCAGTATCGATTTCATTGGGAGGCTTGTCTTCGGATTTGAAAAAGGGCCTTCAATGCTTGAGGCCGTTAGAGCCACGGGTCAACCATTAGTCGATGACTGGGATTGTTTGAAGAGGATG GTGCGGATTTTCGAATCCCATTGTGGTTCACTTACTCAGTATGGCATGAAGTACATGAGAGCGTTTGCAAACATTTGCAGCAGTGGTATATCTGAGATGAAAATGAGGGAGTCAAGCATCAGCGCTTGCAGCAGCTACGActcggcgaggtggagcccgatGGCTCAGGGACACAGCGCTTGA